A single genomic interval of Armigeres subalbatus isolate Guangzhou_Male chromosome 1, GZ_Asu_2, whole genome shotgun sequence harbors:
- the LOC134211727 gene encoding achaete-scute complex protein T3-like — MATVVRSMALGPNMYIPNGSSLMQQTVPVNPYRKRPIAPAPANPIVGHQPTLSLKDRPMISKKYCALPYAVTPQQSASIQRRNARERNRVKQVNNGFANLRQHIPSTVVTALTNGGRGPHKKLSKVDTLKVAVKYIRSLQRMLDEDMENGGESTKSTVDIQALSPVSYYGSMSEPSTASSPAPSQISEYSNYSSSQPETITSFKREPYDVYSASQTIPVTTTALPSMTSFSTVTYSQPIHHVYKSQVPEYHQPEELSPQNTDDEELLDAISWWQQQQ; from the coding sequence ATGGCTACAGTGGTACGCAGCATGGCCCTTGGGCCGAACATGTACATTCCCAACGGATCGTCGTTGATGCAGCAGACAGTGCCGGTGAATCCTTATCGGAAGCGACCAATCGCGCCGGCTCCAGCGAACCCCATCGTGGGACATCAACCAACTCTAAGCCTGAAGGATCGTCCCATGATCTCGAAGAAATATTGTGCCTTGCCTTACGCTGTTACTCCTCAACAGTCTGCCTCGATTCAACGGCGCAACGCTCGCGAGCGGAATCGCGTCAAGCAGGTCAATAATGGATTTGCCAACCTGCGGCAGCACATTCCCAGCACGGTAGTCACGGCGCTGACCAACGGTGGTCGTGGCCCGCATAAGAAACTCAGCAAAGTGGATACTTTAAAAGTGGCAGTCAAATACATCCGGAGCTTGCAGCGCATGCTCGATGAAGATATGGAAAACGGTGGCGAATCAACCAAGTCCACCGTCGATATTCAGGCGCTGTCTCCCGTCTCGTACTACGGATCGATGTCGGAGCCGTCAACTGCATCCTCGCCGGCACCTTCGCAAATTTCCGAGTACTCCAACTACAGCAGCAGTCAACCGGAAACGATAACATCCTTCAAGCGAGAACCCTATGATGTGTACTCGGCTAGTCAAACGATTCCAGTGACAACAACGGCGCTGCCGAGTATGACCAGTTTTAGCACGGTTACTTACTCGCAACCGATTCACCATGTGTACAAAAGTCAGGTGCCGGAGTACCACCAACCGGAAGAGCTCAGCCCGCAGAACACCGACGACGAGGAACTATTGGATGCGATTTCCTGGTGGCAGCAACAGCAGTAG